The sequence GATCGTCGCCGCGCAGGCGGTCGCCGGGTTCGGGGCACATTCGGTCGGTTTGCTGGCCGACGCGGGTCACAACCTGGTCGACGGAGCAGGCCTGGGTCTCTCACTGCTCGCCGTCTACCTGTCGAGGAGGCCCCCGACCCGGGAGCGGTCGTACGGCTATCACCGCTCCACCGTGCTCGCGGCCCAGGCCAATGCCGGGGCCATCTGCGTGGTCACCGTGCTGGTGGCGGCCGAGAGCGTGCACCGGTTCTTCAGTCCCCAGCCGGTGCAGGGCGCCCCCATGGTCGTGGTGGCGGCCGTCGCCCTGCTCGTCGACGCCATCGCCGCCATGGTCCTCTGGGACAGGAGCAGCAGGGACACGTTCACCGTTCGCACTGCGGTGCTCCACATGGGCGGCGACGCCCTCGCCTCGCTCGGGGTGGTGGTCGCCGGATCGGTCATCCTCATCACCGGCCGCTTCGCCTGGCTGGACCCGGCGGTCGGGCTGGGGATCGCGGCCCTGATCGCGTGGGGAGCGGTCGGTTTGCTCCGTTCGACCACCGACGTCCTGCTGGAATCGGCTCCGTACGGCCTCGACGTCGGAGACCTCGAGCGCGCCATGGCTGAGGTTCGCGGCATCGACGGCGTTCACGACCTCCACGTCTGGAGCCTGTCAGCGGAGATTCGGGCCCTGTCGGCTCACCTGGTTCTCTCCGGGCACCCCACGCTGGAAGAGGCGCAGGCCACCGGAGTCGAGGTCAGGCGGGCGATCGCCGACGGCTTTCACATCGCCCATGCGACCCTCGAGCTCGAGTGCGAGACGTGCGCCGACAACGTCTCCGGGTGCAGCATGGACGAGCTGCCGCCACCGGCGTTGCCGGTCCCTGACGGCAGGGGTTGATGTCTTGCGCACGCCGCCGGGCGGCTAGCTTGGTCCGGTGAGCGAGCGCACCGATGCGGAGCGCCCCTGGGTTTCCCGTGTTCTTGCCGGCCGCTACCGCCTGATCGAGTTCATCGCCAAGGGGGGGATGGCAGAGGTCTGGGAGGGCCACGACGTCCTCCTGGCGCGGCGTGTCGCCGTCAAGCTGCCCCATCCGCATCTCGGTCGGCAAGAGGCGTTCCGTCGGCGCTTTCGTCGCGAAGCCGTGGCCGCGGCGCGCTTGAGCCACTCCAACATCGTCGCCATCTTCGACACCGGCACCGACGCCGAGGACAACTTCATCGTGATGGAGCGGGTCGACGGTCCGAGCCTCCGCCAGCTCCTCGTGCCCGATCGTCCGCTGCCCGTCGATCGGGCCGTCACCATCACCGGGCAGGTGGCGAGCGCGCTGGAGTACGCCCATCGACAGGGGGTGATCCATCGCGACATCAAGCCGGCCAACATCCTGATCGGCCAGGACAACATGGTGAAGGTGGCCGACTTCGGCATCGCCAAGGCGGCCATCGGCGACGACATGACACAGACGGGCACGGCGCTCGGAACGGCCCGCTACCTCGCCCCCGAGCAGGTCGAGGGGGGACTCCCGGATCGCAGGAGCGACATCTACTCGCTCGGCGTGGTGCTCTACGAGATGATCTGCGGGCGTCCTCCGTTCCAGGCCGACAACGAGCTCGCCCTCGCCCTCCAGCACATGCGGGCCGAGCCGCCGGCCCCCCGGAGCGTGTCCAACCTCGTGCCCCCCTGGCTCGAGGCCGTCGTTCTCACGGCACTGGCCAAGTCGCCTGAGCACCGCTTTGCCAGCGCCGAGGAGCTCGGTGTCGCGCTGTCCCGAGGCACAGCGTGGACGGGCCCGTATCGTGCCCCTGACCGCGGCCCGGCAACCGAGGTCGACCGCGCCTGGTCCCGCCCGGTTCCCATCGGCGCCGAGCGGCGACACGACCGCCCGCCCACGACCGCCGACCCGGCCGAGCCGTGGGCGCCGACGGGTGCGATCGGCA is a genomic window of Acidimicrobiales bacterium containing:
- a CDS encoding protein kinase, with protein sequence MSERTDAERPWVSRVLAGRYRLIEFIAKGGMAEVWEGHDVLLARRVAVKLPHPHLGRQEAFRRRFRREAVAAARLSHSNIVAIFDTGTDAEDNFIVMERVDGPSLRQLLVPDRPLPVDRAVTITGQVASALEYAHRQGVIHRDIKPANILIGQDNMVKVADFGIAKAAIGDDMTQTGTALGTARYLAPEQVEGGLPDRRSDIYSLGVVLYEMICGRPPFQADNELALALQHMRAEPPAPRSVSNLVPPWLEAVVLTALAKSPEHRFASAEELGVALSRGTAWTGPYRAPDRGPATEVDRAWSRPVPIGAERRHDRPPTTADPAEPWAPTGAIGTTPTDRGRLDPAEPGWPPPLGERPRPMGTQAFDAPPAPPATGPPTGRRRSRRRLVPLVALAIALAAAVVAAVLIAHLDGSSTRSGSTSSQGTPSGTHGTPVVVARATAFDPPPGDGVEDDGDLAHLFDGDPSTTWHTEFYGSREFGGLKPGVGFVLTLDQSRQLQDLVLTSPTPQYNVSVYVASSSPSQLSGWGQPTATVTNAPARAVVPLHGRQGSHVLVWFTRLSPTNVVQIGEAQVTA
- a CDS encoding cation diffusion facilitator family transporter, encoding MRVTLRTRLTVALVLNLGIVAAQAVAGFGAHSVGLLADAGHNLVDGAGLGLSLLAVYLSRRPPTRERSYGYHRSTVLAAQANAGAICVVTVLVAAESVHRFFSPQPVQGAPMVVVAAVALLVDAIAAMVLWDRSSRDTFTVRTAVLHMGGDALASLGVVVAGSVILITGRFAWLDPAVGLGIAALIAWGAVGLLRSTTDVLLESAPYGLDVGDLERAMAEVRGIDGVHDLHVWSLSAEIRALSAHLVLSGHPTLEEAQATGVEVRRAIADGFHIAHATLELECETCADNVSGCSMDELPPPALPVPDGRG